In one Desulfatiglans sp. genomic region, the following are encoded:
- a CDS encoding phospho-N-acetylmuramoyl-pentapeptide-transferase, whose translation MLHKLLLLLDMNFSWVNLFRYHSLRTILATLMAISFFILFGKWAIRKLGSLQMKQYIRDDGPKTHLGKAGTPTMGGCIIISVIIVSVIIWGDLNNIYLWLTLYSAFAFGLIGLRDDTLKITRKSSDGLSAKGKFLLQCLIALPVAAALYFHPGFDTQLNVPFFKNISPDLGAWYIPFAVFIIVGFSNAVNLTDGLDGLAIGPIIIAFMSYIVFSYLSGNIRFASYLLIPYVPGSGELAVLCGAVVGAGLGFLWFNSYPAQVFMGDVGSLPLGAILGTVAVITKQEITLLIVGGLFVVETLSVIFQVGYFKMSGGRRIFRMAPIHHHFELKGWQESKVTVRFWIIAIILTLLSMSTLKLR comes from the coding sequence ATGCTGCATAAACTATTACTGTTATTAGATATGAATTTCTCCTGGGTGAATCTCTTCAGATATCACTCACTCAGGACTATACTCGCTACGCTTATGGCGATTTCTTTTTTTATCCTTTTTGGAAAATGGGCAATCAGGAAACTGGGCTCATTACAGATGAAACAGTATATACGTGATGACGGCCCCAAGACCCATCTGGGAAAGGCCGGCACTCCGACCATGGGCGGGTGTATAATAATATCGGTAATTATAGTCTCTGTCATCATATGGGGTGATTTAAACAATATTTATCTGTGGCTTACTCTTTATTCTGCCTTCGCTTTCGGTCTGATAGGGTTAAGGGATGATACATTAAAGATCACAAGAAAAAGCAGTGACGGGCTCAGCGCAAAGGGAAAGTTTCTTTTACAATGCCTTATTGCGCTTCCTGTAGCTGCTGCACTCTATTTTCACCCGGGGTTTGACACACAGCTAAATGTCCCGTTTTTTAAAAATATCAGCCCTGATCTGGGCGCGTGGTATATCCCCTTTGCTGTATTCATAATAGTAGGATTTTCAAACGCGGTAAATCTGACAGACGGCCTGGACGGCCTCGCAATAGGGCCAATAATAATCGCCTTTATGAGTTATATCGTTTTTTCATACCTGTCAGGTAATATTAGATTCGCATCCTATCTGCTCATACCATATGTCCCTGGCAGCGGCGAACTGGCAGTGCTGTGCGGGGCAGTTGTCGGTGCTGGGCTCGGGTTTCTGTGGTTCAACTCTTATCCTGCCCAGGTCTTTATGGGTGATGTGGGCTCGCTTCCCCTTGGGGCAATCCTGGGGACAGTAGCAGTAATTACAAAGCAGGAGATCACCCTTTTAATCGTTGGAGGGCTTTTTGTAGTTGAAACACTCTCTGTAATATTTCAGGTAGGGTATTTCAAGATGTCCGGTGGACGCAGGATATTCAGGATGGCGCCGATTCATCATCATTTTGAACTTAAAGGGTGGCAGGAGTCAAAGGTAACAGTACGTTTCTGGATAATCGCAATAATACTGACACTTTTATCAATGAGTACGTTAAAGCTAAGGTAA
- the mraZ gene encoding division/cell wall cluster transcriptional repressor MraZ, which yields MFRGRSRHTLDEKGRLAIPTRFKDVLNPKEDVCLVVTNYINCLRAFTKENWRIIEDKIAGLPLMDSKANSLRRYFISGAQECPIKHGRITLPPDLREIAGLQKEVELVGALKYFEIWDKSRWDEEFNNARDDFQASGQVFADLGI from the coding sequence ATGTTTAGAGGACGATCAAGACATACCCTTGATGAAAAGGGAAGGTTAGCCATACCGACAAGGTTTAAGGATGTATTAAACCCTAAGGAGGATGTCTGTCTTGTCGTGACCAACTATATTAATTGCCTCAGGGCATTTACTAAAGAAAACTGGCGTATCATTGAGGATAAGATTGCAGGCCTGCCTCTGATGGACAGCAAGGCCAATTCACTGCGCAGGTATTTTATAAGCGGTGCACAGGAATGCCCGATAAAGCATGGGAGAATCACATTGCCCCCTGACCTTAGGGAGATTGCCGGTTTACAGAAAGAGGTCGAGCTTGTCGGTGCATTGAAGTATTTTGAGATATGGGACAAGAGCCGGTGGGATGAGGAGTTCAATAACGCCAGGGATGATTTCCAGGCATCAGGCCAGGTCTTTGCAGACCTTGGCATTTGA
- a CDS encoding transpeptidase family protein: MKVNEKKWIRFRIYIVAVFFLFALSTVLSRAVQLQIIDKERLQKMARDGYRKVVPLPPKRGSIMDRDGHELAVSLEVGSVYAEPRRIEDKVGTARQLALHLDMPAGNILKLLKKDRGFVYIKRKIPSDKIENISQLRLQGIGFTKETKRFFPGKEIAGQLLGIVGDENQGLEGLEKRYDDLLRGEAQVLVQMKDAVGRPFLTSKPPEEKRDTHNLILTIDKDTQYKAEQALEKAVTKAKAKSGQCLVMNPETGEILAMATAQGFNPATETIAPAFNPNIFRGYKPDAWRNRVIADTFEPGSIIKAFLLAAAIDAHVVTPNTKFNCENGEYRVANRIIPDTKKYGILTAADIVVVSSNIGAVKIGNELGYENFYEYMCKFGFGQRTGIDLIGERDGLIKNPEGLGPVERANAYFGHGMTTSSIQLATAMAAIANGGRLMKPYLVKAVTDEAGKIIKEYHPQVVRRVLSPDTAKTVSRVLEDVATERGTARHAAIDGYRVAGKTSTAQKVDPETGRYSKRNYVSMFTGFVPANRPKLVILAMIDEPRGGYYGGVVAAPVFKDVGQWALANLRVQPQLILAENDTVSNSKKVSPGKKKEPVTEFKDVKEADAGKNRDGDILPDFRGLTMREVLKNISALGINITFEGSGRAYEQEPEPGVSLDNVTSVKVSFRPPA; the protein is encoded by the coding sequence ATGAAGGTAAATGAAAAAAAGTGGATCAGATTCCGTATTTATATTGTAGCTGTCTTTTTTCTCTTTGCCCTGTCAACAGTGCTGTCCAGGGCTGTGCAGCTTCAGATTATTGATAAAGAAAGACTGCAGAAAATGGCAAGGGATGGGTACCGTAAGGTAGTGCCCCTCCCTCCAAAGCGTGGCTCGATCATGGACCGTGACGGCCATGAACTGGCGGTAAGCCTTGAGGTCGGATCGGTTTACGCAGAGCCAAGGAGGATAGAAGACAAGGTCGGCACGGCACGGCAGCTTGCCCTTCATCTGGATATGCCGGCTGGGAATATCCTTAAATTGCTGAAGAAGGATAGGGGTTTTGTATATATAAAAAGGAAGATACCCTCCGATAAAATTGAAAATATAAGCCAGTTGAGGCTTCAGGGGATCGGGTTTACAAAAGAGACGAAAAGGTTTTTTCCTGGCAAAGAAATAGCAGGGCAATTGCTAGGTATTGTTGGTGATGAGAATCAGGGACTGGAGGGGTTGGAGAAAAGGTATGACGATCTGTTAAGGGGAGAGGCCCAGGTGCTGGTACAGATGAAGGACGCAGTGGGCAGGCCCTTTTTAACCAGTAAACCCCCTGAAGAAAAAAGGGATACTCATAACCTTATACTGACCATAGACAAGGACACTCAATACAAGGCCGAACAGGCGCTTGAAAAGGCGGTAACAAAGGCAAAGGCGAAAAGCGGACAATGTCTGGTAATGAATCCTGAAACAGGAGAGATACTAGCTATGGCAACAGCCCAGGGTTTTAATCCTGCTACTGAAACAATTGCCCCGGCATTTAATCCGAATATATTTCGGGGTTATAAACCCGATGCCTGGCGCAATCGTGTTATTGCCGATACCTTTGAACCAGGATCAATAATAAAGGCCTTTTTACTTGCAGCTGCCATTGATGCACATGTTGTAACTCCCAATACAAAGTTCAACTGTGAAAATGGCGAATACAGGGTCGCGAACAGGATTATACCTGACACAAAGAAATACGGCATACTGACTGCTGCTGATATTGTTGTTGTGTCGAGCAATATCGGGGCGGTCAAGATCGGTAATGAGCTGGGGTATGAAAATTTTTATGAGTATATGTGCAAATTTGGTTTTGGTCAGAGGACAGGGATTGATCTAATAGGCGAGCGTGACGGTCTAATAAAAAACCCGGAAGGGTTGGGACCGGTTGAACGGGCTAACGCCTATTTCGGGCATGGAATGACCACATCATCAATACAGCTTGCTACAGCGATGGCTGCCATAGCAAACGGGGGCAGGCTGATGAAACCCTATCTGGTCAAGGCTGTAACTGATGAGGCAGGAAAGATTATTAAAGAGTATCATCCCCAGGTTGTCCGAAGAGTTCTATCCCCTGATACTGCAAAGACAGTATCAAGGGTACTTGAGGATGTGGCAACAGAGAGAGGCACGGCAAGGCATGCTGCAATAGATGGATATCGGGTTGCGGGTAAGACAAGCACTGCCCAGAAGGTTGACCCTGAAACTGGAAGATATTCAAAGAGAAATTATGTTTCCATGTTCACTGGATTTGTACCTGCGAACAGACCAAAACTTGTTATCCTTGCCATGATTGATGAACCAAGAGGAGGTTATTATGGCGGAGTGGTTGCAGCGCCTGTTTTTAAGGATGTTGGTCAGTGGGCTCTGGCTAATCTCAGGGTGCAGCCGCAACTGATACTGGCTGAAAATGACACTGTTTCTAACTCAAAAAAGGTCTCCCCGGGAAAAAAGAAGGAGCCGGTTACAGAGTTTAAAGATGTAAAAGAGGCAGATGCAGGTAAAAACAGAGATGGAGATATTCTTCCTGATTTCAGGGGGCTTACCATGCGGGAGGTATTAAAAAATATCAGTGCTCTGGGAATAAATATTACCTTTGAAGGAAGCGGAAGGGCCTATGAACAGGAACCTGAACCGGGGGTGTCTTTGGATAATGTCACCTCCGTCAAGGTCAGTTTCAGGCCTCCCGCATAA
- a CDS encoding UDP-N-acetylmuramoyl-L-alanyl-D-glutamate--2,6-diaminopimelate ligase yields MRLSYLLEAIKKYKLTGFPDPDITGLSYDSRNIKSGGLFVAIKGNALDGHLFIQTAIDNGAKAVLVEKDISLPHEVTVVKVSDTRRELSRLAERFYGYPLSAMDVTGVTGTSGKTTVTYMFESMLSAAGKKTGVIGTVNTRFMGRLTPSSVTTPESLDLMCIAREMANEGVTNLVLEASSHALHQKRVIDLPFRVAVFTNLSRDHLDYHDSLDSYFKAKSELFKNLPVMVNGKKSCAVINMDDPRGKELYGLTKASVLTYGLNGDWDIRAENIKADFTGLSAELITPNGSAAIKSPLLGEVNIYNILAASGAALASGVTLDVIKKGIANLGRVPGRLERVPNRAGLSIIVDYSHKPDALSKVLNNLRPFVKKRVITVFGCGGDRDKGKRYDMGLIAGKNSEVVIITSDNPRTEVPEIIISQIEKGVLDSGMKRANGNQPENNTYLIEADRSLAINRAVSIADIDDIILIAGKGHEDYQITGQTKRHFDDREEALKAVDAL; encoded by the coding sequence ATGAGGCTGTCGTATTTACTGGAGGCCATAAAAAAGTACAAACTGACTGGGTTTCCTGACCCTGATATTACCGGTCTGAGCTATGATTCAAGAAATATAAAATCAGGAGGGCTTTTTGTAGCAATAAAGGGCAATGCCCTTGACGGACATCTGTTTATACAAACGGCTATAGATAATGGTGCAAAGGCTGTGCTCGTTGAAAAAGATATCAGCCTGCCCCATGAGGTTACTGTGGTAAAGGTGTCTGATACAAGGAGGGAATTATCCAGGCTTGCTGAACGATTTTATGGATATCCCTTAAGTGCTATGGATGTTACAGGTGTTACTGGGACAAGCGGGAAGACAACAGTAACATACATGTTTGAATCAATGCTGTCAGCAGCCGGGAAAAAAACAGGGGTAATAGGCACTGTAAATACCAGATTCATGGGCAGGCTAACCCCTTCATCAGTCACCACACCTGAATCCCTTGACCTGATGTGTATTGCAAGAGAAATGGCAAATGAGGGTGTAACCAACCTTGTTCTGGAGGCATCATCCCATGCTCTTCATCAGAAGAGGGTAATTGATCTACCTTTCAGGGTTGCAGTCTTTACAAACCTATCAAGGGATCATCTTGATTATCATGACTCCCTGGACAGCTATTTTAAGGCAAAGAGCGAGCTGTTCAAAAATCTGCCTGTTATGGTGAACGGTAAAAAAAGCTGCGCTGTAATAAACATGGATGATCCGCGCGGAAAGGAATTATACGGGTTAACAAAGGCATCTGTTCTCACATACGGCCTGAATGGTGACTGGGATATAAGGGCAGAAAACATCAAGGCTGATTTTACCGGGCTAAGCGCAGAACTCATCACTCCAAATGGCAGCGCGGCGATAAAGTCACCCCTGTTAGGTGAAGTGAATATTTATAATATCCTGGCAGCCTCAGGGGCAGCACTTGCTTCAGGGGTAACCCTAGATGTAATTAAAAAAGGCATAGCCAATCTGGGGAGGGTCCCTGGCAGACTTGAAAGGGTGCCAAACAGGGCAGGTCTCTCCATAATTGTTGATTACTCCCATAAGCCCGATGCCCTCTCAAAGGTACTGAACAACCTGCGACCTTTTGTAAAGAAAAGGGTTATCACTGTTTTCGGGTGCGGTGGGGACAGGGACAAAGGCAAGAGATATGATATGGGGCTTATTGCAGGGAAAAACAGCGAGGTTGTAATTATAACCTCTGATAACCCAAGGACAGAAGTTCCAGAAATCATAATAAGCCAGATAGAAAAGGGCGTTCTTGACTCAGGTATGAAAAGGGCGAATGGAAATCAACCGGAAAATAATACCTACCTGATCGAAGCGGATCGTAGTTTAGCCATTAATAGGGCTGTGTCCATTGCAGATATAGATGATATCATCCTTATCGCGGGGAAGGGTCATGAGGATTACCAGATAACAGGGCAAACAAAAAGGCATTTTGACGACAGGGAAGAGGCCTTAAAGGCGGTGGATGCCCTATGA
- a CDS encoding UDP-N-acetylmuramoyl-tripeptide--D-alanyl-D-alanine ligase, which produces MTAIYKELKLKEFMAPVNGDIMSGNPDLVITGVSTDTREIKKGELFIALTGDNFDGHKFLAEAVEKGAVCVVVDDEKKLPKDLQAAVIKVRDTLAALGDFAGFIRRSHDVKVVSITGSMGKTTTKEMTSCILEKGNETLKNQGNFNNLVGLPLTLLGLSDRHKRAVLEMGMNHFNEIRRLTRISDPDIGIITNVGPVHLEGVGDIHGVAKAKTEMIEEMRSDAKVILFGDDEILMKEATRFNREFFTFGIGPDNDVRADEINISGKGGVSYRLKYRNDSIPVELNVSGMHNLVNSLAAASAAICLNEKIENIACGLIKFKGVKGRLVSLMLSDDVLLLDDTYNSNPSSLKAALEVAKEMAHGTRPLIVGLGDMLELGDESIEAHIEAGRLVAEKGARFLFAIGAHARYMREGALEAGFQKDRAIIVKSHHDMITGINDVVGKGDLILLKGSRMMGLEKVVQGLKDIRQKGGIS; this is translated from the coding sequence ATGACTGCAATATATAAAGAGTTGAAACTCAAGGAATTTATGGCCCCGGTAAATGGGGACATTATGAGCGGAAATCCTGATTTAGTAATTACAGGAGTAAGCACTGATACAAGGGAGATAAAAAAAGGAGAGCTTTTTATAGCGCTAACGGGTGATAATTTTGATGGCCATAAATTTCTCGCTGAGGCAGTTGAAAAAGGCGCAGTGTGCGTTGTTGTTGATGATGAGAAAAAGCTCCCGAAGGATTTGCAGGCCGCTGTCATCAAAGTAAGGGATACGCTTGCAGCCCTCGGGGATTTTGCCGGGTTTATCAGGCGCAGCCATGATGTAAAGGTGGTTTCAATTACAGGGAGCATGGGAAAGACAACAACAAAGGAGATGACTTCATGCATCCTTGAAAAGGGAAATGAGACACTTAAGAACCAGGGTAATTTTAACAATCTTGTAGGGCTGCCTCTTACCCTTTTAGGGCTTTCAGATAGACATAAAAGGGCAGTGCTTGAGATGGGTATGAACCATTTTAATGAAATCAGGAGGCTTACAAGGATTTCAGACCCTGATATCGGCATTATCACCAATGTCGGGCCGGTACATCTTGAGGGTGTGGGTGATATACACGGTGTGGCAAAAGCAAAAACAGAGATGATAGAAGAGATGCGCTCTGATGCAAAGGTTATTCTGTTTGGAGATGATGAGATCCTTATGAAAGAGGCAACCCGGTTCAACAGGGAGTTTTTTACATTCGGGATCGGCCCTGATAATGATGTAAGGGCAGATGAAATTAATATTTCCGGTAAGGGCGGTGTTTCATACCGTTTGAAATACAGGAATGATTCTATTCCTGTGGAGCTTAACGTGTCGGGCATGCACAACCTGGTGAACTCTCTAGCAGCCGCTTCTGCTGCAATATGTCTGAATGAGAAGATTGAAAATATAGCCTGCGGGCTTATAAAATTTAAAGGTGTAAAAGGCAGGCTTGTTAGCCTTATGCTTTCTGATGATGTTCTGTTGCTGGATGATACATATAACTCGAACCCATCTTCCTTGAAGGCCGCTCTGGAGGTAGCAAAGGAAATGGCGCATGGCACACGACCTCTTATTGTGGGTCTGGGGGACATGCTTGAGCTGGGGGATGAGTCAATTGAGGCGCATATTGAGGCTGGAAGACTGGTTGCGGAAAAAGGCGCCAGGTTTCTGTTTGCTATTGGCGCACATGCCCGATACATGCGTGAGGGTGCTTTAGAGGCTGGGTTTCAGAAAGATCGGGCCATTATTGTCAAGTCGCACCATGACATGATTACAGGGATAAATGATGTCGTGGGTAAGGGTGACCTCATACTCCTCAAGGGGTCACGCATGATGGGGCTTGAAAAGGTGGTTCAGGGCTTGAAGGATATCAGGCAGAAAGGAGGTATATCATGA
- a CDS encoding response regulator, with translation MMTRSKKIMVVDDEAGIRALLSDALIQEGYNVTLAVNGADSLRQLDNRRFDLLITDINMPKLNGLELIRMMKKRGRREKVILISGESMDHTRLNKESMPVFAQLKKPFRVDHLLETVISALGSNGSRQKRRKNAA, from the coding sequence ATGATGACAAGGTCAAAGAAAATAATGGTTGTAGATGATGAGGCCGGGATAAGGGCGCTTTTATCGGATGCCCTGATCCAGGAGGGATATAATGTTACCCTTGCGGTAAATGGAGCGGATTCATTACGTCAGTTAGATAACAGGCGTTTTGATCTTTTGATAACAGATATCAATATGCCAAAGCTTAATGGCCTGGAACTTATAAGGATGATGAAGAAAAGAGGCCGGAGGGAAAAGGTAATTTTAATCAGCGGAGAATCGATGGACCATACCCGGTTAAATAAAGAGTCTATGCCGGTGTTTGCGCAGTTAAAAAAACCATTCAGGGTGGATCATCTCCTGGAGACTGTAATATCAGCCCTTGGGTCTAATGGCTCTCGACAGAAAAGAAGGAAAAATGCTGCATAA
- the ftsW gene encoding putative lipid II flippase FtsW → MSKRKNTAGGYDFFILIPTIVLLGMGLVAIYSSSSFLAAHRYQDSNFFLAKQGSFVLIGFFLLFIIKNIPVEKYKCLVYPLLFICFILLVMVFIPGIGKKVGGAQRWIKLGPLVLQPSELVKLSLAFYMAYSMSKKADYMSSFTKGLLPHLMVAGAFMSLILIQPDLGTTVIIGSWMIILMFVAGMNIFHLISIVIVSAPAVYYLITHELYRINRLMAYLKPWEDPQGFGFQIIHSFLAFGSGGLLGVGLGNSKQKLLYLPESHTDFILSILAEELGLVGIAFIIMLFLILIIRGLKIALDAPDLYSSYLALGVTILMGLQVIINMGVVMGLLPTKGLTLPFLSYGGSSLLVNMAGVGILMSISARK, encoded by the coding sequence ATGAGTAAAAGAAAAAACACAGCAGGAGGATATGATTTCTTTATCCTTATCCCCACAATAGTTCTTCTGGGGATGGGGCTTGTAGCCATTTACAGCTCAAGCTCATTTCTTGCTGCACACAGGTATCAGGACAGTAATTTTTTCCTGGCAAAACAGGGCTCTTTTGTGCTCATCGGATTTTTTCTTCTCTTCATAATCAAGAATATCCCTGTTGAGAAATATAAATGCCTTGTATATCCGCTCCTCTTTATCTGTTTTATATTGCTTGTTATGGTGTTTATTCCGGGGATCGGGAAAAAGGTTGGCGGAGCACAGAGGTGGATCAAGCTCGGCCCCCTTGTGCTTCAGCCATCAGAACTGGTCAAATTGTCTCTTGCTTTTTATATGGCCTATTCCATGTCCAAAAAGGCAGATTACATGTCAAGCTTCACCAAGGGGCTCCTTCCTCATCTGATGGTTGCCGGGGCATTTATGTCCCTTATACTGATCCAGCCTGATCTTGGAACAACGGTAATCATAGGCTCCTGGATGATTATTCTGATGTTTGTTGCAGGGATGAATATCTTTCACCTTATTTCCATTGTCATTGTTTCTGCCCCGGCTGTTTATTATCTTATTACACATGAGCTGTACAGGATAAACCGTCTCATGGCCTACCTTAAACCATGGGAAGACCCGCAGGGTTTCGGGTTCCAGATTATTCACTCCTTTCTAGCCTTTGGCTCAGGCGGGTTACTGGGTGTCGGCCTTGGAAACAGCAAGCAAAAGCTTCTTTATCTGCCTGAGTCTCATACTGATTTCATACTCAGTATACTTGCAGAGGAGCTTGGACTGGTGGGCATTGCTTTTATCATAATGCTTTTTTTAATACTGATAATAAGGGGTTTGAAGATAGCACTTGATGCCCCTGATCTGTACAGCAGTTACCTTGCTTTGGGAGTAACCATATTGATGGGGCTCCAGGTAATAATAAACATGGGGGTAGTAATGGGTTTATTACCGACAAAGGGGCTGACCCTGCCATTTTTAAGCTATGGGGGTTCATCACTTCTTGTCAATATGGCGGGTGTGGGAATTTTGATGAGCATATCGGCAAGAAAATGA
- the murD gene encoding UDP-N-acetylmuramoyl-L-alanine--D-glutamate ligase, giving the protein MEFKNKKILVVGFGKSGLATARCLIKRGANVTIGDIKPESALDTDILKEVRGSGIKLEIGGHNTSTFLSADMIIVSPGVPLNIKPLAAAREKGIPISGEFEMASRLVDSPILAVTGTNGKTTTVSLIEEIIKRSGRSLFAGGNIGVPLMEYVSEGVKSDFVLVEVSSFQLDTAERFNPFVSLILNITPDHLDRYESFDAYARSKQSITKNQGKGQYAILNDDDPLLHDFKPGNDVTVLRYGLKRSDRSNAYIEENMLIASIPGKSEASFSLDGFKLPGAHNLSNLMGVVLVALCAGIDKECIQETILEFKGLHHRIEHVAELSGVDFYDDSKATNVDAAIKSIEVFDRPIILIAGGVHKGGEYEPLVIASKQRVKRGVFLGEARFMLGDAFKGKIPYEYAEDMGAAVKKAFGAAVKGDVVLLAPACSSFDMFTDYSHRGMVFREKVEELKNE; this is encoded by the coding sequence ATGGAATTTAAGAATAAAAAAATCCTGGTCGTAGGTTTTGGCAAATCAGGCCTTGCCACGGCCAGGTGTCTTATAAAGAGGGGTGCGAATGTCACGATAGGTGACATAAAACCTGAAAGCGCCCTTGACACAGATATTCTTAAAGAGGTCAGGGGTTCGGGTATTAAACTTGAGATTGGCGGTCACAATACATCGACCTTCTTAAGCGCGGACATGATTATCGTAAGCCCGGGTGTGCCCCTTAATATTAAACCCCTTGCTGCGGCCAGGGAAAAGGGTATCCCCATTTCAGGGGAGTTTGAGATGGCTTCCAGGCTTGTTGATTCCCCTATCCTGGCTGTAACCGGTACAAATGGAAAGACCACAACCGTGAGTCTTATAGAAGAGATAATAAAGAGGTCAGGGCGGTCCCTTTTTGCAGGCGGTAACATAGGGGTACCTCTTATGGAATATGTTTCAGAGGGGGTAAAATCCGACTTTGTCCTTGTTGAGGTGAGCAGTTTTCAGCTTGATACGGCAGAGAGGTTCAACCCCTTTGTCTCCCTGATATTGAACATAACCCCTGACCACCTTGACAGATATGAGAGTTTTGATGCCTATGCAAGGTCGAAACAGAGCATTACAAAAAATCAGGGTAAGGGGCAGTATGCCATATTGAATGACGATGATCCCCTGCTTCATGATTTCAAGCCTGGTAATGATGTGACAGTGCTCAGGTATGGATTAAAGAGGTCTGACAGATCTAATGCATACATAGAAGAAAACATGCTTATAGCCTCTATTCCTGGAAAGAGTGAAGCCTCTTTCAGCCTTGATGGGTTTAAACTCCCCGGGGCGCATAACCTGAGCAACCTTATGGGTGTTGTGCTTGTTGCACTGTGCGCTGGCATTGATAAAGAGTGTATTCAGGAAACCATACTTGAATTTAAAGGGCTCCATCACAGGATAGAGCATGTGGCAGAATTATCAGGCGTAGATTTTTATGATGATTCAAAGGCAACTAATGTGGATGCGGCTATCAAGTCCATCGAGGTATTTGACAGGCCAATAATACTGATAGCAGGAGGGGTCCACAAGGGCGGGGAGTATGAACCCCTGGTAATTGCATCAAAACAGCGTGTAAAAAGAGGTGTCTTTTTAGGTGAGGCGCGTTTCATGCTGGGTGATGCCTTTAAGGGTAAAATCCCTTACGAGTATGCAGAGGATATGGGGGCGGCAGTAAAAAAGGCATTCGGGGCAGCTGTAAAGGGAGATGTGGTGCTTCTTGCCCCTGCCTGTTCAAGCTTTGACATGTTTACTGACTACAGCCACAGGGGCATGGTATTCAGGGAAAAGGTGGAAGAGTTAAAAAATGAGTAA
- the rsmH gene encoding 16S rRNA (cytosine(1402)-N(4))-methyltransferase RsmH, whose amino-acid sequence MIDMEYPHRPVMVAEVVRLLITRKDGVYVDGTTGTGGHSEAILKGLDNNGRLICLDRDPDAIEITRKRLDSGGFKDRYSILKYNFADMDLALEKAGVRAVDGILLDLGMSSYQLDQSGRGFSFNRDEPLDMRMDTESGKNAMEFLNELSASEIESVLRNFGEEHLSRAIARSIVRERSKAPIVTSGRFAEIVRSHFPAMQRNRKKDPATRAFQALRILTNNEMENLSAVLEKAPDLLNKGGRILFLTYHSLEDRLVKRAMADWESECICPPDLPVCVCNKKQRFKRLNKKGLLPEQDEIAANPRARSARLRGAERI is encoded by the coding sequence TTGATAGATATGGAATATCCCCACAGGCCCGTAATGGTTGCGGAGGTTGTTAGACTCCTTATAACCAGAAAGGATGGTGTTTATGTTGATGGCACAACAGGCACAGGGGGGCACAGCGAGGCGATATTAAAAGGGCTTGATAATAATGGCCGGCTCATCTGTCTTGACAGGGACCCTGATGCGATAGAGATCACCCGGAAAAGGCTGGATTCGGGTGGTTTTAAAGATAGATACAGCATATTAAAGTATAATTTTGCTGATATGGACCTTGCCCTTGAGAAAGCGGGCGTAAGAGCTGTTGACGGGATACTTTTGGACTTGGGTATGTCTTCATATCAGCTTGATCAGTCAGGCAGGGGTTTCAGTTTTAACAGGGATGAACCCCTGGATATGAGGATGGATACTGAAAGCGGAAAGAATGCGATGGAGTTTCTAAACGAGCTTTCCGCCAGCGAGATAGAATCGGTTTTAAGAAATTTCGGGGAAGAGCATCTCTCCCGTGCAATAGCAAGAAGCATTGTAAGGGAGCGCAGCAAGGCCCCTATAGTAACATCAGGCCGTTTTGCCGAAATTGTCCGTTCCCATTTTCCTGCTATGCAGAGGAACAGGAAAAAGGACCCGGCAACAAGGGCATTTCAGGCATTAAGGATACTGACGAATAACGAGATGGAAAACCTGAGTGCTGTTCTGGAAAAGGCGCCTGACCTTTTGAACAAAGGGGGAAGGATACTTTTCCTGACTTATCACTCGCTTGAAGACAGGCTTGTTAAGAGGGCAATGGCAGATTGGGAAAGCGAATGTATATGCCCACCCGATCTTCCGGTTTGTGTCTGTAATAAAAAACAGAGGTTTAAAAGACTCAACAAAAAGGGGTTGCTGCCTGAACAGGACGAAATAGCAGCAAATCCCCGGGCCAGGAGCGCCAGGCTTAGAGGCGCTGAAAGGATCTGA